In the Aromatoleum bremense genome, one interval contains:
- the folE gene encoding GTP cyclohydrolase I FolE: MSDIHDQHQHPQPPSAAGIGIPRSGSFDPAAFERAVNDLLRACGVAPDAIHTGKTSTRVRELWQRRLLGGYDMDPAEALGDGFADDRTDMVVIRGIAVHGVCPHHLVPFRGVAHVAYLPGGRLHGFGRIARLVDAIGHRFTYQEWMTRDIADALLQHGHARGAACIVEAEQLCLLLGEDRRGDERVVTQAFAGEFETREHLRGEFLHAISGRAPGR, encoded by the coding sequence ATGTCGGACATTCACGACCAGCACCAGCATCCTCAGCCGCCCTCCGCCGCCGGGATCGGCATCCCCCGTAGCGGGAGCTTCGATCCGGCCGCGTTCGAACGGGCCGTCAATGACCTGCTGCGCGCGTGCGGCGTCGCCCCGGACGCGATACATACCGGAAAAACCTCCACCCGCGTACGCGAACTCTGGCAGCGCCGGCTGCTCGGCGGCTACGACATGGACCCCGCCGAGGCGCTCGGCGACGGTTTCGCCGACGATCGGACCGACATGGTGGTGATACGCGGCATCGCCGTGCATGGCGTGTGCCCGCACCACCTCGTGCCGTTCCGCGGCGTCGCGCACGTTGCCTACCTGCCCGGCGGTCGGTTGCACGGTTTCGGGCGTATTGCCCGCCTCGTCGACGCGATCGGGCATCGCTTCACTTATCAGGAATGGATGACGCGGGACATCGCCGATGCGCTACTGCAGCACGGCCATGCGCGGGGAGCAGCCTGCATCGTCGAGGCCGAGCAGCTGTGCCTGCTGCTCGGCGAGGACCGCCGCGGCGACGAACGGGTCGTGACGCAGGCGTTCGCCGGCGAATTCGAGACGCGCGAGCACCTGCGCGGCGAATTCCTGCACGCGATCTCGGGCCGCGCCCCCGGTCGCTGA
- a CDS encoding serine/threonine protein kinase, with translation MATPPFENLTPDRILDALDSVGLIPDGRLLTLNSYENRVYQAGIEDGPMVVVKFYRPRRWPDEAIGEEHRFVAELAEREIPVVAPLVLRNATLHHHADLRFAVFPRVGGRAPELSDAATLEWMGRFLGRIHAVGALAPYHARPTLDIASFGEEPRDWLLANGFIPDDLLPAWRSTVEQALDGVRRCFDRAGAFTPIRLHGDCHGGNVLWSESPSTPGPQFVDFDDSRMGPAVQDLWMLLSGTREDMSRQLGDVLAGYEDFHDFSLRELHLIEALRTLRLIHYSAWIARRWDDPAFPAAFPWFNTQRYWQDRILELREQIPLMDERPLWST, from the coding sequence ATGGCCACACCGCCGTTCGAAAATCTCACTCCGGACCGGATCCTCGACGCGCTCGACAGCGTCGGGCTGATCCCCGACGGGCGTCTGCTCACGCTCAACAGCTACGAGAATCGTGTCTATCAGGCCGGCATCGAAGACGGCCCGATGGTGGTCGTCAAGTTCTACCGGCCGCGGCGCTGGCCGGACGAGGCGATCGGCGAGGAACACCGTTTCGTCGCCGAACTGGCCGAGCGCGAGATCCCCGTCGTCGCCCCCCTCGTGCTGCGCAATGCCACGCTGCATCATCACGCGGACCTGCGCTTCGCCGTGTTTCCGCGGGTGGGGGGGCGCGCACCGGAGCTGTCCGATGCAGCAACCCTCGAATGGATGGGCCGCTTTCTCGGCCGCATCCACGCCGTGGGCGCATTGGCGCCGTACCACGCGCGGCCGACGCTCGACATCGCAAGTTTCGGCGAAGAACCGCGCGACTGGCTGCTCGCCAACGGCTTCATTCCGGACGATCTGCTGCCGGCGTGGCGCAGCACCGTCGAGCAGGCGCTCGACGGCGTGCGACGCTGCTTCGACCGCGCAGGGGCGTTCACCCCGATCCGGCTGCACGGCGACTGCCATGGCGGCAACGTGCTGTGGAGCGAGTCGCCATCGACACCCGGCCCGCAGTTCGTCGACTTCGACGACAGCCGCATGGGCCCGGCGGTACAGGACCTGTGGATGCTGCTGTCGGGCACACGCGAGGACATGAGCCGCCAGCTCGGCGACGTGCTCGCCGGCTACGAAGACTTTCACGATTTTTCGCTGCGCGAACTGCATCTGATCGAGGCGCTGCGCACGCTGCGGCTGATCCACTATTCAGCCTGGATCGCCCGCCGCTGGGACGATCCCGCGTTTCCCGCGGCTTTCCCGTGGTTCAACACGCAGCGCTACTGGCAGGACCGCATCCTGGAACTGCGCGAGCAGATCCCGCTGATGGATGAGCGACCGCTCTGGTCGACATGA
- a CDS encoding nucleotide pyrophosphohydrolase: MSERDQLLVLRDALRAFAAERDWERFHTPKNLAMALAGEAGEVIEHFQWLSADESANLSEARRAEVALELADVLLYLVRLADVLDIDLGEAAQRKLALNAGRYPADKARGRSDKYDKL; encoded by the coding sequence ATGAGCGAACGCGACCAGCTGCTTGTGCTGCGCGACGCGCTGCGGGCCTTTGCAGCCGAGCGCGACTGGGAGCGCTTCCATACGCCGAAAAACCTCGCGATGGCGCTGGCGGGGGAGGCCGGGGAGGTGATCGAGCATTTCCAGTGGCTTAGCGCCGATGAATCGGCGAATCTGTCCGAAGCGCGGCGTGCCGAAGTGGCGCTCGAACTGGCGGACGTGCTGCTGTATCTGGTCCGGCTCGCGGACGTCCTCGATATCGACCTCGGCGAGGCGGCACAGCGCAAGCTGGCGCTCAACGCGGGGCGTTATCCCGCCGACAAGGCGCGCGGACGTTCGGATAAATACGACAAACTGTGA
- a CDS encoding inorganic phosphate transporter → MELQHISEIERATRKGRAELFRLGTGLIFIVGAMLYAAMIGQGEGSVMLVAAAAVGCYMAMNIGANDVANNVGPAVGSKALTLGGALVIAAIFEAAGALIAGGEVVNTIRSGIIDPARIPDPDTFVWVMMSALLAGALWLNIATAVGAPVSTTHSIVGAVLGAGIAASGMGIANWEEVGRIVASWVISPLMGGIVAAAFLYLIKRSITYQHDMVAAATRMVPYLVALMAWAFGTYLLLKGLKQVWKVDFLTAVLTGFGFAVAVLFLVRPIVARRAQSIANSKQSVNRLFTAPLIFAAALLSFAHGSNDVANAVGPLAAIVDVLASGATEISRAAPIPLWVMLMGALGISIGLALFGPKVIKTVGSEITELDQMRAYCIAMSATITVIIASQLGLPVSSTHIAVGGVFGVGFLREYLKSNYARMVADIKAHHPEGDQAAIDAFLAKFEAAPIDEKGQMLRELKAKAKQQLDPAHFSKMERKGLRKVYRKELVKRSQLMRIAAAWVITVPASAVMAAILFFMMRGMMLD, encoded by the coding sequence GTGGAGCTTCAGCACATCAGCGAGATCGAGCGGGCGACCCGGAAAGGCCGGGCGGAACTCTTTCGTCTCGGAACAGGCCTGATTTTCATCGTCGGCGCAATGCTGTACGCCGCGATGATCGGACAGGGCGAGGGCAGCGTCATGTTGGTCGCGGCAGCGGCGGTCGGCTGCTACATGGCGATGAACATCGGCGCCAACGACGTGGCGAACAACGTCGGGCCGGCAGTCGGATCGAAGGCGCTGACGCTGGGCGGCGCGCTCGTGATTGCGGCGATCTTCGAGGCGGCCGGCGCGCTGATTGCCGGTGGCGAGGTGGTCAATACGATACGCAGCGGAATCATCGACCCGGCCAGGATTCCGGATCCGGACACTTTTGTCTGGGTCATGATGTCGGCGCTGCTCGCCGGCGCGTTGTGGCTCAACATTGCGACCGCGGTCGGCGCGCCGGTGTCGACGACCCACTCGATCGTCGGCGCCGTGCTCGGCGCCGGCATCGCGGCGAGCGGGATGGGGATCGCCAACTGGGAGGAGGTGGGCCGGATCGTCGCCAGCTGGGTGATCTCGCCGCTGATGGGCGGCATCGTCGCGGCGGCGTTTCTCTACCTGATCAAGCGCAGCATCACGTACCAGCACGACATGGTTGCGGCCGCCACCCGCATGGTGCCGTACCTGGTCGCCTTGATGGCCTGGGCGTTCGGAACCTATTTGCTGCTGAAAGGATTGAAGCAGGTCTGGAAGGTCGATTTCCTGACCGCCGTGCTGACCGGCTTCGGCTTTGCCGTTGCAGTGCTGTTCCTGGTCCGGCCGATCGTCGCCCGCCGCGCGCAGTCGATCGCGAACTCGAAGCAGAGTGTGAACCGGCTCTTCACTGCGCCGCTGATCTTTGCCGCTGCGCTGTTGAGCTTCGCCCATGGCTCGAACGACGTCGCGAACGCGGTCGGTCCGCTCGCGGCGATCGTCGATGTCCTCGCCTCCGGCGCAACCGAGATTTCGCGCGCGGCGCCGATTCCACTCTGGGTGATGTTGATGGGGGCGCTGGGGATCTCGATCGGCCTCGCGCTGTTCGGTCCGAAAGTAATCAAGACCGTGGGCTCGGAAATCACCGAGCTCGACCAGATGCGCGCGTACTGCATCGCGATGTCGGCGACGATCACGGTGATCATCGCGAGCCAGCTCGGGCTGCCGGTGAGCTCGACACACATCGCCGTCGGCGGCGTGTTCGGCGTGGGATTCCTGCGCGAGTACCTGAAGAGCAACTACGCGCGCATGGTTGCCGACATCAAGGCGCATCACCCGGAAGGCGACCAGGCCGCCATCGATGCGTTCCTTGCCAAATTCGAAGCCGCGCCGATCGACGAGAAGGGCCAGATGTTGCGCGAACTGAAGGCCAAGGCCAAGCAGCAGCTCGATCCGGCTCACTTCTCGAAGATGGAGCGCAAGGGCCTGCGCAAGGTGTATCGCAAGGAGCTTGTCAAGCGCTCGCAGCTGATGCGCATCGCCGCCGCCTGGGTGATCACCGTTCCCGCGTCGGCGGTGATGGCGGCGATCCTGTTCTTCATGATGCGGGGCATGATGCTCGACTGA
- a CDS encoding YaeQ family protein — protein sequence MALKATIFKVELTIADMDRNYYADHSFTIARHPSETDERMMVRILAFALYADPALAFGKGLCVDDEPDLWQRDLTGAIERWIDVGQPDEKWIRKACGRARETVVVSYGRAADIWWNGVRDKLARQSNLAVWNLPPDVAPALAALTARSMRLQCTLQDGQVWITDGRQTVLVEPERRMGA from the coding sequence ATGGCGCTGAAGGCAACGATTTTCAAAGTCGAATTGACGATTGCGGACATGGACCGCAATTACTACGCCGATCACAGTTTCACGATCGCCCGCCACCCGTCGGAAACCGACGAGCGAATGATGGTGCGCATCCTCGCATTCGCGCTGTATGCCGATCCGGCGCTCGCGTTCGGCAAGGGCTTGTGCGTCGATGACGAGCCGGACCTGTGGCAGCGGGATCTGACCGGCGCGATCGAGCGCTGGATCGACGTCGGCCAGCCCGACGAAAAATGGATCCGGAAAGCCTGCGGACGGGCGCGCGAAACGGTCGTCGTCAGCTACGGCCGGGCGGCGGACATCTGGTGGAACGGCGTGCGCGACAAGCTCGCGCGGCAGTCGAACCTGGCGGTATGGAACCTCCCCCCCGACGTCGCGCCCGCGCTTGCCGCGCTGACCGCCCGCAGCATGCGGCTGCAATGCACGCTGCAGGACGGCCAGGTGTGGATCACCGACGGCCGGCAGACGGTGCTCGTCGAGCCGGAGCGCAGGATGGGCGCGTGA
- a CDS encoding DUF3301 domain-containing protein, translating into MSSFELAALILLCLLGWFWLDSIKVRELGVQAARSACRREGVQFLDETVSIRSLRLARDADGRLRLRRVYDFEFSASGDDRQRGSVMLLGSEVTMLDVGPRRTPGFTVH; encoded by the coding sequence ATGTCCTCCTTCGAACTCGCCGCCCTGATTCTGCTGTGCCTGCTCGGCTGGTTCTGGCTCGACAGCATCAAGGTACGCGAGCTGGGCGTACAGGCGGCGCGTAGCGCATGCCGGCGCGAAGGGGTGCAGTTCCTTGACGAGACGGTGTCGATCCGCTCGCTCCGGCTGGCCCGCGATGCGGACGGCCGCCTGCGGCTGCGGCGCGTCTATGACTTCGAGTTTTCCGCTTCCGGCGACGACCGGCAACGCGGTTCGGTGATGCTGCTCGGCAGCGAAGTCACGATGCTTGATGTCGGCCCCCGTCGCACGCCGGGTTTCACCGTGCACTGA